One Stenotrophomonas maltophilia DNA window includes the following coding sequences:
- the pncB gene encoding nicotinate phosphoribosyltransferase has protein sequence MPIIQSLLDTDLYKFTMMQAVLHQHPGAQVQYRFKCRTPGIDLAHYIDQIDEEIDHLCGLRFSDAELDYMRGLRFVKPDFADFLGLFHLDRKYIQLRASKTVPGEIELDITGPWLHTILFEVPLLAIINEVWFRNTTTADFAEGERRLQAKAALLRDTPGFEQCRIADYGSRRRYSRDWHARLLPLLRDALGPQLVGTSNVHFARLYGMTPHGTMAHEYLQAFQALGPRLRDSQVAALESWAREYRGDLGIALSDVVGLDAFLRDFDMYFCKLFDGVRHDSGDPFDWGDRMLAHFQQRRVDARSKVLVFSDGLDIAKVMRLYDYFRGRCQVAFGVGTHLTNDLGPTPLNIVIKMVRCNGQPVAKLSDSPGKSMCDDPGYLAYLRQVFELPPA, from the coding sequence ATGCCTATCATCCAGTCCCTGCTCGACACCGACCTGTACAAGTTCACCATGATGCAGGCGGTGCTCCACCAGCACCCCGGTGCCCAGGTGCAGTACCGGTTCAAGTGCCGCACGCCCGGCATCGACCTGGCTCATTACATCGACCAGATCGACGAAGAGATCGACCACCTGTGCGGCCTGCGCTTCAGTGACGCGGAGCTGGACTACATGCGTGGCCTGCGCTTCGTGAAGCCGGACTTCGCCGATTTCCTCGGCCTGTTCCACCTCGACCGCAAGTACATCCAGCTGCGCGCGTCGAAGACCGTGCCCGGCGAGATCGAACTGGACATCACCGGCCCCTGGCTGCACACCATCCTGTTCGAAGTGCCGCTGCTGGCGATCATCAACGAAGTCTGGTTCCGCAACACCACCACGGCCGACTTCGCCGAGGGCGAGCGCCGCCTGCAGGCCAAGGCCGCGCTGCTGCGTGATACCCCGGGGTTCGAGCAGTGCCGCATTGCCGACTACGGCAGCCGCCGCCGCTACTCGCGTGACTGGCATGCCCGTCTGCTGCCGCTGTTGCGCGATGCGCTCGGCCCGCAGCTGGTCGGCACCAGCAACGTGCACTTCGCCCGCCTGTACGGCATGACCCCGCACGGCACCATGGCGCATGAGTATCTGCAGGCGTTCCAGGCGCTGGGCCCGCGCCTGCGTGATTCGCAGGTGGCGGCACTGGAATCGTGGGCGCGCGAGTATCGCGGTGATCTGGGCATCGCGCTGTCCGACGTGGTCGGCCTGGACGCGTTCCTGCGCGACTTCGATATGTACTTCTGCAAGCTGTTCGACGGTGTCCGCCACGACTCGGGCGATCCGTTCGACTGGGGCGACCGCATGCTGGCGCACTTCCAGCAGCGCCGGGTGGATGCACGCAGCAAGGTGCTGGTGTTCAGCGATGGGCTCGACATCGCCAAGGTGATGCGCCTGTACGACTACTTCCGGGGGCGCTGCCAGGTCGCCTTCGGCGTCGGCACCCACCTGACCAATGATCTGGGGCCAACGCCGCTCAACATCGTCATCAAGATGGTCCGCTGCAACGGCCAGCCGGTGGCCAAGCTCAGCGATTCGCCGGGCAAGAGCATGTGCGACGACCCGGGCTACCTGGCCTATCTGCGCCAGGTCTTCGAGCTGCCGCCGGCGTAA
- a CDS encoding fimbrial protein, protein MPMISSRGRMALAAVAILGGIAVASPALATCYITQQGFVAQDVQMDMGQIVILPSLPVGGVIKELIVPINQRDSIGYCDRWGGSANGRFVNAAQQNAVPGFSNVYATDVAGVGIRVYRDSGAIQTYYPHTLQLGGNRTLTLNGGRFRVELIKTAAQTGSGIIAPNGRFTTYYLDGDGPGRPELTSTFKGSGTTVVSPTCEVQAGSRNIAVDFGSVANTTFTGVGSKAVDRDFEIRLNCQGSNVAAYQSKIGIRLDADQDSSNMPGVLKLSAASNSATRIGIQMVQRDGSTEREVRFGQTINVGTTAPGTSVMALPLRARYVQTQAGTVGAGTANGQATFTIQYE, encoded by the coding sequence ATGCCGATGATTTCTTCCCGTGGCCGCATGGCGTTGGCTGCAGTGGCCATCTTGGGCGGTATCGCCGTGGCCAGCCCGGCGTTGGCAACCTGCTACATCACCCAGCAGGGCTTTGTCGCGCAGGACGTTCAGATGGATATGGGACAGATCGTGATCCTGCCCAGCCTGCCCGTCGGTGGTGTGATCAAGGAGCTGATCGTGCCGATCAACCAGCGCGACAGCATCGGTTACTGCGATCGCTGGGGCGGCAGTGCCAACGGCCGTTTCGTCAACGCCGCACAGCAGAACGCGGTCCCGGGTTTCAGCAACGTCTATGCCACCGATGTAGCCGGGGTGGGTATTCGTGTCTATCGTGATTCGGGCGCCATCCAGACTTACTACCCGCACACTCTGCAGCTGGGGGGCAACCGTACGTTGACCCTCAATGGTGGTCGCTTCCGCGTGGAGCTGATCAAGACAGCTGCGCAGACGGGCTCGGGCATCATCGCGCCCAACGGCCGCTTCACCACCTACTATCTCGACGGCGACGGCCCTGGCCGTCCGGAACTCACCTCGACCTTCAAGGGCTCGGGCACCACCGTGGTCAGCCCGACCTGCGAAGTGCAGGCCGGCAGCCGCAACATTGCCGTCGATTTCGGCAGCGTGGCCAACACCACCTTCACCGGTGTCGGCTCCAAGGCTGTTGACCGTGATTTCGAGATCCGCCTGAACTGCCAGGGCAGCAATGTCGCCGCCTACCAGAGCAAGATCGGTATCCGCCTCGACGCCGACCAGGACAGCTCGAACATGCCGGGCGTGCTGAAGCTCAGCGCGGCCAGCAACAGCGCCACCCGCATCGGCATCCAGATGGTCCAGCGCGATGGCAGCACCGAGCGCGAAGTGCGCTTCGGCCAGACCATCAACGTCGGCACCACCGCGCCTGGCACCAGCGTGATGGCGCTGCCGCTGCGCGCCCGTTACGTACAGACCCAGGCCGGCACGGTGGGTGCCGGCACTGCCAACGGGCAGGCGACGTTCACGATCCAGTACGAGTAG
- the bcsR gene encoding cellulose biosynthesis protein BcsR has product MPADILAVPVTLSVEEDDIDLLRRSLDMPGLPYVDFSAQHERAQALARWPLLAELELRR; this is encoded by the coding sequence ATGCCTGCCGACATTCTTGCCGTGCCGGTCACGCTGTCCGTGGAAGAGGACGACATCGACCTGCTGCGCCGCAGCCTGGACATGCCGGGGCTGCCCTACGTGGACTTCTCGGCCCAGCATGAGCGTGCCCAGGCGCTGGCGCGTTGGCCATTGCTGGCTGAACTGGAGCTGCGCAGATGA
- a CDS encoding fimbria/pilus outer membrane usher protein, with product MSIHQALCLLVAGVACPGWALAAPANLGEQALMAQSGAANARAPESAQFNSSFLSGQAKQVDLAAFSNGNPMVAGNYRVDVYVNGAWQGRRDLQFKADAQGRVDACLPLPMLEEMGVDSEAVLLQQDPSVPTDKTSCVPVQQRMANAYGVYDSGNLRYDLSIPQVFLRREARGYVNPALWDRGINAGFVGYSFNAIDSDSRVEGGQRNRSAYLGLNAGMNLGGWQFRHDSNLTWSEGDGRHWQSIATYAQRGIPQVRGMLTIGEAYTTGELFDSIGYRGASLASDDRMLPDSLRGYAPVVRGIAETNARVEVRQNEQLIYSSTVSPGSFVIDDLYPTGYGGDLEVSVIEADGRRREFKVPFGSVPQMLREGVSRYSLTAGQVRNKLLADEPWLVQGTYQRGIGNQLTLYGGSALSDGYLSLLYGVGLSTPVGAFAADVTHARTTFDHYGNHTGASVRLSYSNMIGETGTNLTLAAYRYSTEGFYSLQDALYGRDSDKRGIDPTTRGRQRSQFQVTLNQPLGRRGGALYVTGSVRDFYDRSGTSKQYQVGYNNAWRSVNYGFSALRTEEGVLGRSDTQYLLSMSVPLGRGTHPVSFSADLGVRDRGGYDNSRVGITGSAGVDNNFSYGAALSDSREGSTTAIGNVEYRSRYSALNASYSHSRDFRQASVGANGSVVVHPGGFTFTPQRGDTMVLVEAPGARDAIVSNAPGLRVDGRGYAVVPYVSPYRLNTVTLDPQGMAHDVELESTSQSIAPFAGAISYLRFDTRKGNALLIQVRNPDGRTMPFGAQVKDEQGQPVGMVSQGGRLYVRSDKNQGRLLVEWGAGADQRCTVDYQVPAGADASKTGFIPLEAACR from the coding sequence TTGTCGATCCATCAGGCGCTTTGCCTGCTGGTTGCTGGCGTGGCCTGCCCAGGATGGGCGCTGGCTGCCCCGGCCAATCTCGGCGAACAGGCGCTGATGGCGCAGAGTGGTGCGGCCAATGCGCGTGCACCGGAGTCGGCCCAGTTCAATTCCAGCTTCCTGTCTGGCCAGGCCAAGCAGGTCGACCTGGCGGCCTTCAGCAACGGCAACCCGATGGTGGCCGGCAACTATCGTGTCGACGTCTACGTCAACGGTGCCTGGCAGGGCCGTCGCGATCTGCAGTTCAAGGCCGATGCGCAGGGCCGTGTCGACGCCTGCCTGCCGCTGCCGATGCTGGAAGAAATGGGCGTGGACAGCGAAGCCGTGCTGCTGCAGCAGGATCCGTCCGTGCCGACCGACAAGACCAGCTGCGTGCCGGTCCAGCAGCGCATGGCCAATGCCTATGGTGTCTATGACAGCGGCAACCTGCGCTACGACCTGAGCATCCCGCAGGTGTTCCTGCGCCGTGAGGCACGCGGCTACGTCAACCCGGCGCTGTGGGACCGCGGCATCAATGCCGGCTTCGTCGGCTACAGCTTCAATGCCATCGACAGCGACAGCCGTGTCGAAGGTGGCCAGCGCAACCGCAGTGCCTACCTCGGCCTCAACGCCGGCATGAACCTGGGTGGCTGGCAGTTCCGCCACGATTCGAACCTGACCTGGTCCGAGGGCGATGGCCGCCATTGGCAGAGCATCGCCACCTATGCACAGCGCGGCATTCCGCAGGTGCGCGGCATGCTCACCATCGGTGAGGCCTACACCACCGGTGAACTGTTCGACTCGATCGGTTACCGCGGTGCCAGCCTGGCCAGCGACGACCGCATGCTGCCCGATTCGCTGCGCGGCTACGCGCCGGTCGTGCGCGGCATCGCCGAAACCAACGCACGCGTTGAAGTGCGCCAGAACGAGCAGCTGATCTACTCCTCCACCGTGTCGCCGGGCAGCTTCGTCATCGACGACCTGTACCCGACCGGCTACGGCGGCGATCTGGAAGTGAGCGTGATCGAGGCCGATGGCCGCCGCCGCGAATTCAAGGTGCCGTTCGGTTCGGTGCCGCAGATGCTGCGCGAAGGCGTGTCGCGTTACTCGCTGACCGCTGGCCAGGTGCGCAACAAGCTGCTGGCCGATGAGCCGTGGCTGGTGCAGGGCACCTACCAGCGCGGTATCGGCAACCAGCTGACGCTGTACGGCGGCAGTGCGCTGAGCGACGGCTACCTGTCGCTGCTGTACGGCGTCGGCCTGTCCACGCCGGTTGGCGCGTTCGCCGCCGACGTCACCCACGCACGTACGACGTTCGACCACTACGGCAACCACACCGGTGCCAGCGTGCGCTTGAGCTACAGCAACATGATCGGCGAGACCGGGACCAACCTGACCCTGGCCGCCTACCGCTATTCAACCGAAGGCTTCTACAGCCTGCAGGATGCGCTGTACGGCCGTGATTCGGACAAGCGCGGCATCGATCCGACCACCCGTGGCCGCCAGCGCAGCCAGTTCCAGGTGACCCTGAACCAGCCGTTGGGCCGTCGGGGGGGCGCGTTGTACGTGACCGGCTCGGTGCGCGACTTCTACGACCGTTCCGGCACCTCCAAGCAGTACCAGGTCGGCTACAACAACGCCTGGCGTTCGGTGAACTACGGCTTCTCGGCGCTGCGCACCGAAGAGGGCGTACTCGGCCGCTCGGATACCCAGTACCTGCTGTCGATGAGCGTGCCGCTGGGCCGTGGTACCCACCCTGTGTCGTTCAGTGCTGATCTTGGCGTGCGCGACCGCGGGGGCTACGACAACAGCCGCGTTGGTATCACCGGTTCGGCCGGTGTCGACAACAACTTCAGCTATGGCGCGGCCCTGTCCGATTCCCGCGAGGGCAGCACCACCGCGATCGGCAACGTCGAGTACCGCAGCCGCTATTCCGCATTGAACGCCAGCTACAGCCACTCGCGTGACTTCCGTCAGGCTTCGGTGGGTGCCAATGGCAGCGTGGTCGTGCATCCGGGTGGTTTCACCTTCACCCCGCAGCGTGGCGACACCATGGTGCTGGTGGAAGCACCGGGCGCGCGCGATGCGATCGTCAGCAACGCCCCGGGCCTGCGCGTCGATGGCCGCGGCTACGCCGTGGTGCCGTACGTGTCGCCGTACCGCCTCAACACCGTCACCCTCGACCCGCAGGGCATGGCCCACGACGTCGAGCTGGAAAGCACCAGCCAGTCGATCGCGCCGTTCGCCGGTGCCATCAGCTACCTGCGCTTCGATACCCGCAAGGGCAACGCGCTGCTGATCCAGGTGCGCAACCCGGATGGTCGCACCATGCCGTTCGGTGCGCAGGTCAAGGACGAGCAGGGCCAGCCGGTGGGCATGGTCAGCCAGGGCGGCCGCCTGTACGTGCGCAGCGACAAGAACCAGGGCCGCCTGCTGGTGGAATGGGGCGCAGGCGCCGACCAGCGCTGCACCGTCGATTACCAGGTTCCGGCGGGCGCCGATGCGTCCAAGACCGGCTTCATCCCGCTGGAGGCAGCATGCCGATGA
- a CDS encoding fimbrial biogenesis chaperone, producing MKAIFPRALLLAAFTLPFCQNALAGVVVNGTRVIYPAQAREVTVQVDNVGDSPALVQAWIDSGDANQTADTSDAPFVLTPPIARVEPGRSQALRLIFSGAQLPTDRESVFWLNVLDVPPSPDNADSGEQNYLQVAFRSRLKLFYRPQGLKGVANDAPAALRWTRTGDRLRVENPSPFHVTLAEVHAVTGSSEKAVEDKGAMVAPKQSLEFAAPAGTDQVRFITINDYGGRVEHTIRLGSIGG from the coding sequence ATGAAAGCAATCTTTCCCCGGGCGCTGCTGCTGGCAGCGTTCACGCTGCCCTTCTGCCAGAACGCTCTGGCCGGCGTGGTGGTCAATGGCACGCGAGTGATCTATCCGGCGCAGGCGCGCGAAGTCACCGTGCAGGTCGACAACGTGGGCGATTCGCCGGCGCTGGTGCAGGCCTGGATCGACAGCGGCGACGCCAACCAGACCGCCGATACCAGCGATGCCCCGTTCGTGCTGACGCCGCCGATCGCGCGCGTCGAACCGGGCCGCAGCCAGGCGCTTCGCCTGATCTTCTCCGGCGCGCAGCTGCCGACCGACCGTGAGTCGGTATTCTGGCTCAACGTGCTGGATGTTCCGCCGTCCCCGGACAACGCCGACAGCGGCGAACAGAATTACCTGCAGGTCGCGTTCCGTTCGCGCCTGAAGCTTTTCTACCGGCCGCAGGGCCTGAAGGGCGTCGCCAACGACGCGCCGGCAGCGCTGCGCTGGACCCGCACGGGCGACCGCCTGCGGGTGGAAAACCCGAGCCCCTTCCACGTCACTCTGGCCGAAGTACATGCCGTGACCGGCAGCAGTGAAAAGGCCGTCGAGGACAAGGGCGCGATGGTCGCGCCGAAGCAGAGCCTGGAGTTCGCCGCACCGGCGGGCACCGACCAGGTCCGCTTCATCACCATCAACGACTACGGCGGCCGGGTGGAACACACCATCCGCCTCGGCAGCATCGGGGGCTGA
- the bcsF gene encoding cellulose biosynthesis protein BcsF, translating to MTTDQQLWTLIVACALVMIPFGAMLGTLWRGLRRRVARWLPPRHLRRAGVRQRAPRRAA from the coding sequence ATGACCACCGACCAGCAACTCTGGACCCTGATCGTCGCTTGCGCGCTGGTGATGATTCCCTTCGGTGCCATGCTCGGCACGCTGTGGCGTGGGCTGCGCCGCCGCGTCGCGCGCTGGCTTCCACCCCGCCACCTGCGCCGCGCCGGCGTGCGCCAGCGTGCGCCGCGGAGGGCTGCATGA
- the bcsG gene encoding cellulose biosynthesis protein BcsG yields MAPASPFAWADLRGWNLYFLSKVVLAWMGALDLKILPNLLFLGALLIPLRWRWARIARTVVAVPVGVALYYQDTWWPPFRRLLVQPGVLDFSADYWLELAQRFINWQMVAVLAMLVLAYVLLKPWLRITTLSVLGVLGLAVMAIPMPAGWNWGQGTATAATASAGGTSGGGLPPANNETLNAWLASFYQQQASLKTSFPAAGSGAPFDVIILNICSLAWSDLDEVGLRQNNLLDHMDVVFDDFNSATAYSGPAAIRLLRASCGQTSHTGLFDPVPAECQLFSNLQRLGFQSELAMNHDGHFDDFIGELHQYGGLQAQPMDISAFPTALVAFDKSPLRRDGDVLMAWWKQRLAESSQQVALFYNTISLHDGNRIVGADGRSNAADYKARAEMVLGDMAGFVEAVERSGRRAMIVVVPEHGAALHGDRMQIPGMREIPSPSITHVPVGVKLIGMGAPAAGGPRHVPEPSSYLAVSELVSRVYALNAQSPPSERNWNSLLKGLPQTPSVSENEGAKVIEYAGKPWLQLQGSQTWSPYPEEAR; encoded by the coding sequence ATGGCACCCGCATCCCCCTTCGCCTGGGCCGACCTGCGAGGCTGGAACCTGTATTTCCTGTCCAAGGTGGTACTGGCCTGGATGGGCGCGCTGGATCTGAAGATCCTGCCCAACCTGCTGTTCCTTGGCGCGCTGCTGATCCCACTGCGCTGGCGCTGGGCACGCATCGCGCGCACCGTCGTCGCGGTACCGGTGGGCGTGGCTCTGTACTATCAGGACACCTGGTGGCCGCCGTTCCGGCGCCTGTTGGTGCAACCTGGCGTGCTGGACTTCTCGGCGGACTACTGGCTCGAGCTGGCCCAGCGCTTCATCAACTGGCAGATGGTGGCGGTGCTGGCGATGCTGGTGCTGGCCTACGTACTCCTCAAGCCGTGGCTGCGCATCACCACGCTGAGCGTGCTGGGCGTGCTTGGCCTGGCTGTGATGGCGATACCGATGCCGGCGGGCTGGAACTGGGGGCAGGGTACCGCCACCGCGGCCACCGCCAGCGCCGGAGGCACCTCAGGTGGCGGCCTGCCGCCGGCCAACAACGAGACGCTCAATGCATGGCTCGCCAGCTTCTACCAGCAGCAGGCCAGCCTCAAGACCAGCTTCCCCGCAGCGGGCAGCGGCGCGCCGTTCGACGTCATCATCCTCAACATCTGCTCGCTGGCATGGAGCGATCTGGATGAAGTGGGGCTGCGCCAGAACAACCTGCTCGACCACATGGACGTGGTGTTCGACGACTTCAACTCGGCAACCGCCTACAGCGGCCCGGCGGCGATCCGCCTGCTGCGCGCCAGTTGTGGCCAGACCTCGCATACCGGCCTGTTCGATCCGGTGCCGGCCGAGTGCCAGCTGTTCTCGAACCTGCAGCGTCTGGGCTTCCAGAGCGAGCTGGCGATGAACCACGACGGTCACTTCGACGACTTCATCGGTGAACTGCACCAGTACGGCGGGCTGCAGGCGCAGCCGATGGATATCAGCGCATTTCCGACTGCGCTGGTGGCCTTCGACAAGTCGCCGTTGCGCCGCGATGGCGATGTGCTGATGGCGTGGTGGAAACAGCGGCTGGCCGAGTCCAGCCAGCAGGTGGCGCTGTTCTACAACACGATCTCGCTGCACGATGGCAACCGCATCGTCGGCGCCGATGGCCGTTCGAATGCCGCCGACTACAAGGCACGTGCGGAAATGGTGCTGGGCGACATGGCCGGTTTCGTCGAAGCCGTGGAAAGGAGCGGGCGCCGCGCGATGATCGTGGTGGTGCCTGAGCATGGCGCGGCCCTGCATGGCGACCGCATGCAGATTCCGGGCATGCGTGAGATTCCCAGTCCATCGATCACCCACGTGCCGGTGGGCGTGAAGCTGATCGGCATGGGCGCGCCGGCGGCCGGCGGCCCACGTCATGTGCCCGAACCGAGCAGCTACCTGGCGGTGTCCGAGCTGGTGTCGCGCGTGTACGCGCTCAATGCCCAGTCGCCGCCGAGCGAGCGCAACTGGAACAGCCTGCTGAAGGGGCTGCCGCAGACACCGTCGGTATCGGAGAACGAAGGCGCAAAGGTCATCGAGTACGCCGGCAAGCCCTGGCTGCAGCTGCAGGGCAGCCAGACCTGGAGCCCCTACCCGGAGGAGGCGCGCTGA
- a CDS encoding BcsE family c-di-GMP-binding protein, which produces MPATHLAIAGLPAEFVEMRSGGLYWVVAAGSASTDLLGAGVLATAEALDEAVLVTLGRGAESMLALLPADQGPARLRLFQRSHHGMQQALHGLTGDLPRTASARTRLSLVQFPVAALDGWDDARLARWCQHLQEWAGQAQQVLLLLCHGEVATLAPRLLSLSRSCAGVAQLHPHRGALQLLLHYWSNSHGVVAQRSFGVEQENRGLRHLAEADAAGTGIDATSGSDRDVFLAQAEVLEGAPPLSAAWRLYDGWAGLLPAALQAREATVVLAIDENAKVDALARLLHRLRRERGNALKLVVRELQPCLRYADERLLMQCGCSLVVPSATPLPRLLTLLETVQRQRWQGQLAEEPEPLIRSHRPPSVSGLVNAARFRQIAGDRIDQDGSAVESAVLALQPVAGLRAEQTLQQLRIRRQGDLACVYRGQVRLFLFGCRRDAVEQALGNLFRLPWRELFDGYQRLAEYDIAAMNARSSDPEAEVLPEALAVLPAVAPAPEAPVFTAPKPLRLGDHA; this is translated from the coding sequence GTGCCTGCGACCCACCTTGCCATTGCCGGATTGCCCGCCGAGTTCGTCGAGATGCGCAGCGGAGGCCTGTACTGGGTGGTGGCTGCCGGCAGCGCGTCGACGGACCTGCTCGGCGCCGGAGTGCTGGCCACGGCCGAGGCACTGGACGAGGCCGTGCTGGTCACGCTGGGGCGGGGAGCCGAATCGATGCTGGCGCTGCTGCCTGCCGACCAGGGGCCCGCCCGCCTGCGGCTGTTCCAGCGCTCGCACCACGGCATGCAGCAGGCGTTGCACGGGCTGACCGGCGACCTGCCGCGCACCGCCTCGGCGCGCACCCGGCTCAGCCTGGTGCAGTTCCCGGTGGCGGCGCTGGACGGCTGGGATGATGCCCGGCTGGCGCGCTGGTGCCAGCACCTGCAGGAATGGGCCGGACAGGCGCAGCAGGTGCTGCTGTTGCTGTGCCACGGCGAAGTGGCGACCCTGGCCCCGCGCCTGTTGTCACTGAGCCGGAGCTGCGCCGGTGTGGCCCAGCTGCATCCGCATCGTGGCGCTCTGCAGCTGCTGTTGCATTACTGGTCCAACAGCCATGGCGTGGTGGCCCAGCGATCGTTCGGCGTCGAGCAGGAAAACCGCGGGCTGCGCCACCTGGCCGAGGCCGATGCCGCCGGGACTGGGATCGATGCGACCAGTGGCAGTGACCGCGATGTCTTCCTGGCCCAGGCCGAAGTGCTGGAAGGTGCGCCGCCGTTGTCGGCGGCCTGGCGCCTGTATGACGGCTGGGCCGGATTGCTGCCGGCCGCGCTGCAGGCGCGGGAGGCCACTGTGGTGCTGGCCATCGACGAGAATGCCAAGGTGGATGCACTGGCCCGCCTGCTGCACCGCCTGCGCCGCGAACGTGGCAATGCGCTGAAGCTGGTGGTGCGCGAGCTGCAGCCCTGCCTGCGCTACGCCGATGAGCGGCTGCTGATGCAGTGCGGTTGCAGCCTGGTGGTGCCGTCAGCTACGCCTTTGCCGCGACTGCTGACCCTGCTGGAAACCGTGCAGCGGCAGCGTTGGCAGGGCCAGCTGGCGGAAGAACCAGAGCCGCTGATCCGTTCGCATCGACCGCCATCGGTAAGTGGCCTGGTCAACGCCGCACGCTTCCGCCAGATCGCAGGTGATCGCATCGACCAGGACGGTAGTGCGGTGGAAAGCGCTGTGCTGGCGCTGCAGCCGGTGGCCGGCCTGCGTGCCGAGCAGACCCTGCAGCAGCTGCGCATCCGCCGCCAGGGCGATCTGGCCTGTGTCTACCGCGGGCAGGTACGCCTGTTCCTGTTTGGTTGCCGGCGTGATGCGGTCGAGCAGGCCCTGGGCAATCTGTTCCGCCTGCCCTGGCGCGAGCTTTTCGATGGCTACCAGCGCCTGGCCGAGTACGACATTGCAGCGATGAACGCCCGCAGCAGCGATCCGGAGGCCGAAGTACTTCCTGAAGCCCTCGCGGTCCTGCCGGCAGTGGCCCCGGCGCCGGAGGCACCAGTTTTCACCGCCCCGAAGCCGCTGCGACTGGGAGATCACGCATGA
- the bcsQ gene encoding cellulose biosynthesis protein BcsQ produces the protein MSTLLSLQGIHGGTGVTTVLAALGQGLHAQGQRVLLVECSPDQMLGLHLGLPADVDNGWARAQLDGTDWRDAAYAIAAGLAVLPYGRVDAGAAMRIEQQLQQAPATWAERIPLLETQFDWILFDLPQRLPAHAAAINQHARCTLPLRLACVDPVSHVFLQRQPDDTRLLLANRYDPVIPVQRDLMQLWLHAHGARLVPQPLHEDARVPSALASKQPLGRYATDSLAAADVDGLVLWCLAEGARRQAAAGGR, from the coding sequence ATGAGCACCTTGCTGTCGCTGCAGGGCATCCATGGCGGAACCGGCGTCACCACGGTGCTGGCCGCACTCGGCCAGGGCCTGCATGCCCAGGGCCAGCGCGTGCTGCTGGTCGAATGCAGTCCGGACCAGATGCTCGGCTTGCACCTGGGCCTGCCGGCCGATGTCGACAACGGCTGGGCGCGCGCGCAGCTGGACGGCACGGATTGGCGCGATGCCGCCTATGCCATCGCAGCGGGGCTGGCGGTGCTGCCCTACGGTCGTGTCGATGCAGGGGCTGCGATGCGCATCGAACAGCAGCTGCAGCAGGCACCGGCCACCTGGGCAGAACGCATTCCGCTGCTGGAGACCCAGTTCGACTGGATCCTGTTCGACCTGCCGCAGCGCCTGCCGGCGCACGCTGCGGCCATCAACCAGCACGCGCGCTGCACGCTGCCGCTGCGCCTGGCCTGTGTCGATCCGGTCAGCCATGTGTTCCTGCAACGACAGCCGGATGACACCCGCCTGCTGCTGGCCAACCGCTATGACCCGGTCATTCCGGTGCAGCGCGATCTGATGCAGCTGTGGCTGCACGCGCACGGGGCGCGGCTGGTGCCGCAGCCGCTGCACGAGGATGCGCGGGTGCCGTCCGCATTGGCCAGCAAGCAGCCACTGGGCCGCTATGCGACCGATTCGCTGGCCGCTGCCGATGTCGACGGGCTGGTGCTGTGGTGCCTGGCCGAAGGCGCGCGGCGCCAGGCCGCGGCGGGAGGACGCTGA
- a CDS encoding fimbrial protein has translation MHKINIIAALMLAAAPLAANAADGTITFNGKVTDKTCTISTPGGKDFAVNLPTVSKNTLATAGAVAGRTPFAINLSKCSAGNVATYFEPGSTVDFNSGRLVNQASANAATNVQLQLLGSNNTFLPIKAAGTGLAQDNSQWVTVAGDGTANLNYYAEYYATAAATPGDVTSSVKYTIIYN, from the coding sequence ATGCACAAGATCAATATCATCGCCGCTCTGATGCTGGCCGCCGCTCCGCTGGCCGCCAACGCCGCCGACGGCACCATCACCTTCAACGGCAAGGTGACCGACAAGACCTGCACCATCTCGACCCCGGGCGGCAAGGACTTCGCCGTCAACCTGCCGACCGTGTCCAAGAACACCCTGGCCACCGCCGGTGCCGTTGCGGGTCGTACCCCGTTCGCCATCAACCTGAGCAAGTGCAGCGCCGGCAACGTCGCCACCTACTTCGAGCCGGGTTCCACCGTTGACTTCAACAGCGGCCGCCTGGTCAACCAGGCTTCGGCCAACGCTGCCACCAACGTGCAGCTGCAGCTGCTGGGCTCGAACAACACGTTCCTGCCGATCAAGGCGGCTGGCACCGGTCTGGCTCAGGACAACTCGCAGTGGGTGACCGTGGCCGGCGACGGCACCGCCAACCTGAACTACTACGCTGAGTACTACGCCACTGCCGCCGCCACCCCGGGCGACGTCACCAGCAGCGTCAAGTACACGATTATCTACAACTGA